A region from the Paenibacillus humicola genome encodes:
- a CDS encoding Gfo/Idh/MocA family protein, protein MAAADFNRADGMNYAPVSVVKPKPVCGPGEFIFAVMALDHGHIYGQTNGLLEAGGTLKWVYDPDPAKVEAFVKAYPSVQVASSPEVVLEDKEVRLVAAAAIPNERAALGMRVMDHGKDYFTDKTPFTTLEQLDAARRKADETGKKYMVYYSERLHVESAVYAGQLIAEGAIGRVLQVLGTGPHRLNKPSRPDWFFRKEQYGGILCDIGSHQIEQFLFFAGCKDATVAHSKVANYNNPDVPELEDFGDATLIGDNGATNYFRVDWFTPDGLGTWGDGRTIILGTDGFIELRKYIDIGRDKQGGHVYLANGEGEYHFAVNGQIGYPFFGELILDCLNRTENAMTQAHAFKAAELCLKAQNAAVRIV, encoded by the coding sequence ATGGCAGCAGCAGATTTCAACCGCGCCGACGGCATGAATTACGCGCCGGTGTCCGTCGTCAAGCCGAAGCCGGTATGCGGACCGGGCGAATTCATATTTGCGGTGATGGCGCTCGATCACGGCCATATTTACGGCCAGACCAACGGCCTCCTCGAAGCGGGCGGCACGCTGAAATGGGTATACGATCCCGATCCGGCGAAGGTCGAGGCGTTTGTAAAAGCGTACCCTTCCGTCCAGGTCGCTTCCAGCCCGGAAGTCGTTCTGGAGGACAAAGAAGTGCGGCTTGTCGCTGCCGCCGCCATTCCCAACGAACGAGCCGCGCTCGGTATGCGGGTTATGGACCACGGCAAAGACTATTTTACCGATAAAACGCCGTTTACGACGCTGGAGCAGCTGGATGCCGCAAGGCGGAAAGCGGACGAAACGGGCAAAAAATATATGGTTTACTACAGTGAGCGCCTCCATGTGGAGAGCGCGGTTTACGCAGGGCAGCTGATCGCCGAGGGCGCGATCGGCCGCGTGCTGCAGGTGCTCGGCACCGGACCGCACCGGCTGAACAAGCCTTCGCGCCCGGACTGGTTTTTCCGCAAGGAGCAGTACGGCGGCATCCTGTGCGATATCGGCAGCCACCAGATCGAGCAGTTTCTGTTCTTTGCCGGCTGCAAGGACGCGACGGTGGCGCACAGCAAGGTAGCGAACTATAACAATCCGGACGTGCCGGAGCTCGAGGATTTCGGGGATGCGACGCTGATCGGCGACAACGGGGCGACGAACTATTTTCGCGTCGACTGGTTCACGCCGGACGGGCTCGGGACCTGGGGCGACGGCCGGACGATCATTCTCGGTACCGACGGCTTTATCGAGCTGCGGAAATATATCGATATCGGACGGGATAAGCAGGGCGGGCACGTTTACTTGGCGAACGGCGAAGGCGAGTATCATTTTGCCGTAAACGGACAGATCGGCTATCCGTTCTTCGGCGAGCTGATTCTCGACTGCCTGAACCGGACGGAGAACGCCATGACCCAGGCGCATGCGTTCAAAGCGGCCGAGCTGTGCTTGAAGGCGCAGAACGCGGCCGTTCGCATCGTGTAA
- a CDS encoding AraC family transcriptional regulator, whose product MPLTMQWKYPIEMTYRNDSPMEGAHFHSHAFYEIYYFDSGVCNYLIGDKLMTLQPGDLILMHGMTLHCPNPSPQMPYVRTILHFDPAYVHKVLQPEPASLLLKPFEELRNIRISLAGEDRAEIETLLSELGRLYARRSASDPGAAYDRFVLRFLELLHLIREWCREPVLERGHRSGKEAHVQSVITYLEEHYTEDLSLDTIAGALHLTKPYLSSLFKEVTGTTVFKYLYNRRINQAKILFRLEPHRQVSDVCQAVGFGHPAHFSRLFKATVGVSPEMYRKRMLAAAE is encoded by the coding sequence ATGCCGCTCACGATGCAGTGGAAGTATCCGATCGAAATGACGTACCGGAACGACAGCCCGATGGAAGGCGCGCATTTTCATTCGCACGCGTTTTACGAAATCTATTATTTCGATTCGGGCGTATGCAACTACCTGATCGGCGACAAGCTGATGACGCTGCAGCCGGGCGACCTTATCCTGATGCACGGCATGACGCTGCATTGTCCGAATCCGTCGCCGCAAATGCCGTATGTGCGGACGATTCTGCATTTTGATCCGGCGTACGTGCATAAAGTGCTGCAGCCGGAGCCGGCGTCGCTCCTCCTGAAGCCGTTCGAGGAGCTGCGCAATATTCGGATCAGCCTTGCGGGCGAAGACCGCGCGGAGATAGAGACGCTGCTGTCGGAGCTCGGCCGGCTGTACGCCAGGCGCAGCGCGTCCGATCCGGGAGCGGCCTACGACCGATTCGTTCTGCGTTTTCTCGAGCTGCTGCATCTGATCCGGGAGTGGTGCCGGGAGCCCGTGCTCGAGCGCGGCCACCGGTCGGGCAAAGAGGCTCACGTTCAAAGCGTCATTACCTACCTGGAAGAGCATTATACGGAGGATCTTTCGCTGGATACGATCGCCGGGGCGCTTCATCTGACCAAGCCGTATTTATCCAGCCTGTTCAAGGAAGTGACGGGAACGACCGTCTTTAAATATTTGTATAACCGGCGCATCAATCAGGCGAAAATTTTGTTCCGGCTCGAGCCGCACCGCCAGGTGTCCGACGTCTGTCAGGCGGTCGGTTTCGGCCATCCGGCGCATTTCAGCCGCCTGTTTAAGGCGACGGTCGGCGTCAGTCCGGAAATGTACCGCAAACGGATGCTGGCTGCGGCCGAATAA
- the sigY gene encoding RNA polymerase sigma factor SigY, with the protein MSTSELLAEEERRTIRLAVRGDEQALARLLQKHYPMLYRYLLKVTMHKAMAEDLAQETMLKAIERIGTYKGSAKFSTWLISIGTRLYIDEMCKKGRERKWQSGEQALQAIRFEAAMQREDWPRALDALGELPYDVRVPILLKYYYGYAYEEIARWLDIPVGTVKSRLHNGLKQLRKELSEDEATGRETP; encoded by the coding sequence ATGAGTACAAGCGAGCTGCTGGCGGAAGAAGAGCGGCGCACGATCCGGCTCGCCGTCCGGGGAGACGAACAGGCGCTTGCCCGGCTGCTGCAGAAGCATTATCCGATGCTGTACCGTTACCTGCTGAAAGTGACGATGCATAAGGCGATGGCGGAGGATCTGGCGCAGGAGACGATGCTGAAGGCGATTGAGCGGATCGGGACGTACAAAGGTTCGGCGAAATTTTCCACCTGGCTCATTTCGATCGGCACGCGGCTTTATATCGACGAAATGTGCAAGAAAGGGCGCGAGCGCAAATGGCAGTCCGGCGAGCAGGCGCTGCAGGCAATTCGTTTCGAGGCGGCGATGCAGCGGGAGGATTGGCCGCGGGCGCTCGATGCGCTCGGCGAGCTGCCTTATGACGTGCGCGTGCCGATTTTGCTGAAGTATTACTACGGCTATGCGTATGAGGAAATCGCCCGGTGGCTCGATATTCCGGTTGGAACGGTAAAATCGAGGCTGCACAACGGGCTTAAGCAGTTGCGAAAGGAGCTGAGCGAGGATGAAGCGACGGGGCGGGAAACGCCATGA
- a CDS encoding DUF5345 family protein gives MKRRGGKRHDRLREGYGAADGKGSHNGDNSRPDAGEMDASMEAEFQALLGGHLRRWDERMQPPQPSLDALEQLVAGKKKAIHASLLRELLLLWTIGAVVISGLWMLLSSGVAWFAGLQAAVLAGAALFLAATAKKEKEVNPE, from the coding sequence ATGAAGCGACGGGGCGGGAAACGCCATGATCGATTAAGAGAAGGGTACGGCGCGGCTGACGGAAAAGGCTCGCACAACGGCGATAACAGCCGTCCGGACGCCGGGGAAATGGATGCTTCGATGGAAGCGGAATTCCAGGCGCTGCTCGGCGGGCATCTTCGCCGCTGGGACGAGCGGATGCAGCCGCCGCAGCCTTCCTTGGATGCGCTGGAGCAGCTCGTCGCCGGGAAGAAAAAAGCGATACACGCCAGTCTTCTGCGGGAGCTGCTGCTCCTGTGGACGATCGGCGCAGTCGTCATCAGCGGGCTTTGGATGCTGCTGAGCAGCGGGGTCGCGTGGTTTGCCGGACTGCAGGCCGCCGTGCTCGCCGGAGCGGCGCTGTTTCTGGCTGCAACCGCCAAAAAGGAAAAGGAGGTGAATCCGGAATGA
- a CDS encoding sigmaY antisigma factor component — protein MNELTMWGFLLIAAILLSQSTWLFADARRRSRYPWFWGVWGLIQFPLPLLFYWLIVRADWKNRRK, from the coding sequence ATGAACGAGCTTACGATGTGGGGATTTTTGCTTATTGCCGCCATTTTGCTCAGCCAATCCACCTGGCTGTTCGCCGATGCGCGGAGAAGGAGCCGCTATCCATGGTTTTGGGGCGTATGGGGACTGATTCAATTCCCGCTCCCGCTGCTCTTTTATTGGCTGATCGTCAGGGCGGACTGGAAAAACAGGAGGAAATAA
- a CDS encoding ATPase, with protein sequence MLKLGQKVIIVSDQFEQNLPIGDYGYIIAYDRNADNAFDYVIRVPKANRNFYVPAADIELEEVLLKLEAEKIEREALIDFALATYNESLFRRIMNGDVDDQEESGGNEVQSREDFIRQVNLKAWI encoded by the coding sequence ATGCTCAAATTAGGGCAGAAAGTAATTATCGTTTCCGACCAGTTCGAACAGAACCTCCCTATCGGAGATTACGGATATATTATCGCGTACGACCGCAATGCTGATAACGCATTCGATTATGTGATCCGCGTGCCGAAGGCGAACCGCAACTTTTATGTTCCGGCGGCCGATATCGAGCTTGAAGAAGTGCTGCTGAAGCTGGAGGCCGAGAAAATCGAACGCGAAGCGCTGATCGATTTTGCGCTTGCGACGTATAACGAATCCTTGTTCCGCCGGATCATGAACGGCGACGTTGACGACCAGGAAGAGAGCGGCGGCAACGAGGTGCAGAGCCGGGAGGATTTCATTCGACAGGTCAATTTGAAGGCGTGGATTTAA
- a CDS encoding metalloregulator ArsR/SmtB family transcription factor gives MNEDRQWKDHLYLEFARIGKCLSSPKRLELIDLLAQGPKSVEQLSKSTGMSVANVSQHLQTLHDSKLVRFHKKGNYVIYQVADYSVADFMVSFHRLSEKQLTTLQQLKSEIFQEHADSAMTLDELNKMEIGDVLLVDVRPEDEYRSDHIPGAVSVPIGDLEASLQTLPADKEIVVYCRGPYCSLSVQAVEILKDHGFRASRIEEGVLEWKRHREQSQRKSPQ, from the coding sequence GTGAACGAAGATCGTCAATGGAAAGATCATTTATACCTTGAATTCGCTCGAATCGGCAAATGTTTGTCCAGCCCCAAACGTTTAGAGCTGATTGATTTGCTTGCGCAAGGACCTAAATCGGTCGAGCAGCTTTCAAAAAGCACCGGGATGAGCGTCGCAAATGTATCGCAGCATTTACAGACGCTGCATGATTCCAAGCTGGTTCGTTTTCATAAGAAGGGAAACTATGTCATTTATCAGGTCGCGGACTATTCCGTCGCCGATTTCATGGTGTCTTTTCACCGATTAAGCGAAAAGCAGCTGACGACCCTTCAACAGCTCAAGTCTGAAATTTTCCAAGAGCATGCCGATTCGGCGATGACGTTAGATGAGTTGAACAAAATGGAGATCGGGGACGTTTTGCTGGTAGACGTCAGACCGGAGGATGAATACCGATCGGATCACATTCCAGGAGCCGTTTCCGTCCCCATCGGTGATTTGGAAGCCAGCCTCCAGACTTTACCGGCGGATAAGGAGATCGTCGTTTACTGTCGGGGTCCATACTGCTCGTTGTCCGTGCAAGCGGTTGAAATCTTGAAGGATCATGGATTCCGCGCCTCCCGGATCGAAGAAGGCGTTTTGGAGTGGAAACGGCATAGAGAGCAGAGCCAGCGCAAATCGCCACAATAA
- a CDS encoding NmrA family NAD(P)-binding protein gives MKKVLITAAAGDTGRPAVAALLEKGFQVRALVRRDDARAQKLRDLGAEVMIGDMTSLRDIRAAMAGMQLAYFCYPVQEGLVENAVIFAQAAKEQNLELIVNMSQKQSRPYAHSKTTQNHWLSEQVFNWSGVPTVHLRVTFFMEWLLYISSKIKYGRYMMPFNRENRFAPLAAKDTGAIIAGMMEHPEKYAGQAIALHGPVEYSHEQLAAEVSRVLGKDLPYERVTVSVFLEAIGLQDQTALRKHIEAVTIDQQEGLLAGLDPIGAAILGRPLTTVEAFIHENRSAFELHYPMKSS, from the coding sequence ATGAAAAAAGTATTGATTACAGCTGCTGCCGGCGACACCGGACGTCCGGCGGTTGCAGCCCTGCTGGAAAAAGGATTTCAAGTTCGCGCGCTGGTCCGCAGAGACGACGCGCGTGCACAAAAACTGCGCGATCTCGGCGCAGAGGTTATGATCGGCGACATGACCAGTCTCCGCGACATCCGTGCAGCGATGGCGGGCATGCAGCTGGCGTACTTCTGCTACCCGGTGCAAGAGGGACTGGTTGAAAATGCCGTTATTTTCGCGCAGGCCGCCAAGGAACAAAATTTGGAGCTCATCGTCAATATGTCGCAAAAACAATCCCGTCCGTATGCACACAGTAAAACAACTCAAAATCACTGGCTGAGCGAACAAGTTTTCAATTGGTCCGGCGTGCCGACGGTCCACCTTCGCGTCACGTTCTTTATGGAGTGGCTGCTCTATATTTCTTCGAAAATCAAGTACGGCCGTTATATGATGCCTTTTAACCGTGAGAATCGTTTTGCGCCGCTGGCCGCTAAAGACACCGGTGCGATCATTGCCGGCATGATGGAACACCCCGAGAAATATGCAGGTCAGGCGATTGCGCTTCATGGTCCGGTGGAGTACAGCCACGAACAATTGGCGGCGGAAGTAAGCCGCGTGCTCGGCAAGGATCTGCCTTATGAGCGTGTTACGGTTTCGGTATTTTTGGAAGCAATCGGCCTGCAGGACCAAACGGCTTTGCGGAAACACATTGAAGCCGTGACGATCGACCAGCAAGAAGGCTTGCTCGCCGGGCTGGATCCAATCGGCGCGGCGATCCTCGGCCGTCCGCTGACGACGGTCGAAGCGTTTATCCATGAAAATCGTTCCGCGTTCGAACTGCATTACCCCATGAAATCGAGCTGA
- the gatC gene encoding Asp-tRNA(Asn)/Glu-tRNA(Gln) amidotransferase subunit GatC, which translates to MSITIKDVEHVANLARLALSDAEKEQFTVQLNDILKYVDKLGELNTDDVEPTSHVLQVTNVMREDEVRASLPVETALRNAPDEEDGQFKVPAVLD; encoded by the coding sequence ATGAGCATAACGATCAAGGACGTCGAGCATGTCGCCAATTTGGCGCGGCTTGCGCTTTCGGATGCGGAGAAAGAGCAGTTTACCGTCCAGCTGAACGATATTTTAAAATATGTGGACAAGCTCGGTGAATTGAATACGGACGATGTGGAGCCGACCAGCCATGTGCTGCAGGTAACCAATGTCATGCGCGAGGACGAGGTCCGCGCGTCGCTGCCGGTCGAGACGGCGCTCCGAAACGCGCCTGACGAAGAGGACGGCCAGTTCAAGGTGCCGGCTGTACTGGATTAA
- the gatA gene encoding Asp-tRNA(Asn)/Glu-tRNA(Gln) amidotransferase subunit GatA, whose translation MALFDLRLQDVHNRLAGGELSVSELVDASFGRIAETDERVKAFLTLDEEGARTAAADLDKQLRDGGERGLLFGLPAGIKDNIVTEGLLTTCGSQFLRNYDPIYDATAVKKLKAAQSVTIGKLNMDEFAMGGSNENSSFYPTRNPWNTEYVPGGSSGGSAASVAAGQVYFALGSDTGGSIRQPAAYCGIVGLKPTYGLISRFGLVAFASSLDQIGPLTKNVEDAAYVLQAIAGHDPMDSTSANVDIPDYIGSLTGDIKGLKIGVPKEYIDQGIDPKVKEAVLEALKKLEELGASWEEISLPHTEYAVATYYLLASSEASSNLARFDGVRYGVRTDDPDNLLDLYRKSRSEGLGPEVKRRIMLGTYALSSGYYDAYYLKAQKARTLIKQDFDKAFQSCDLIVGPTAPTTAFRIGEQVGDPLTMYLNDICTIPVSLAGVPAISVPCGMANGLPVGLQIIGKAFDERTVLRAAHAFEQHTDHHKRRPQL comes from the coding sequence TTGGCACTTTTTGATTTGCGCCTTCAGGATGTACATAACCGGCTTGCGGGCGGGGAGCTGTCGGTTTCCGAGCTGGTCGACGCGTCTTTCGGCCGGATCGCCGAGACGGACGAAAGGGTCAAGGCGTTTCTGACGCTGGATGAGGAAGGAGCCCGCACGGCAGCCGCCGATCTGGACAAGCAGCTGCGGGACGGCGGCGAGCGCGGGCTGCTGTTCGGCCTTCCGGCCGGCATTAAAGACAATATCGTAACCGAGGGGCTGCTGACGACGTGCGGCAGCCAGTTCCTGCGCAACTATGACCCGATCTACGATGCGACGGCTGTGAAAAAGCTGAAAGCGGCGCAGTCCGTCACGATCGGCAAGCTCAATATGGACGAGTTCGCTATGGGCGGCTCCAACGAAAATTCAAGCTTTTACCCGACGCGCAATCCGTGGAATACGGAGTACGTGCCGGGCGGCTCCAGCGGCGGGTCGGCCGCATCGGTCGCCGCAGGCCAGGTTTATTTCGCGCTCGGCTCCGACACCGGCGGCTCGATCCGCCAGCCGGCCGCTTACTGCGGCATCGTCGGGCTGAAGCCGACCTACGGCCTCATCTCCCGCTTCGGGCTGGTCGCCTTCGCTTCGTCGCTCGACCAGATCGGTCCGCTGACGAAGAACGTCGAGGACGCCGCCTACGTGCTGCAGGCGATCGCCGGTCACGACCCAATGGATTCGACATCGGCGAACGTGGACATTCCCGATTACATCGGTTCGCTGACGGGCGACATCAAAGGCCTTAAAATCGGCGTGCCGAAGGAATATATCGATCAAGGCATCGATCCGAAGGTGAAGGAAGCAGTGCTCGAAGCGCTGAAGAAGCTCGAGGAGCTCGGCGCGTCGTGGGAGGAAATCTCGCTTCCGCATACCGAATACGCGGTTGCAACCTATTACCTGCTGGCTTCCTCGGAAGCCTCGTCGAACCTGGCCCGTTTCGACGGCGTTCGCTACGGCGTCCGCACGGACGATCCCGACAATTTGCTCGACCTGTACCGCAAGTCGCGCAGCGAAGGCCTCGGGCCGGAAGTGAAGCGCCGCATCATGCTCGGCACGTATGCGCTCAGCTCGGGCTATTACGACGCCTATTATTTGAAGGCGCAAAAGGCGCGCACGCTCATCAAGCAGGATTTCGACAAGGCGTTCCAAAGCTGCGACCTGATCGTCGGACCGACGGCGCCGACGACGGCTTTCCGCATCGGCGAGCAGGTCGGCGATCCGCTGACGATGTATTTGAACGATATTTGCACGATTCCGGTGAGCCTGGCGGGCGTGCCGGCGATCAGCGTGCCCTGCGGCATGGCGAACGGGCTGCCTGTCGGCCTGCAAATCATCGGCAAAGCGTTCGACGAGCGGACCGTGCTGCGCGCGGCGCATGCGTTCGAGCAGCATACCGACCATCACAAGCGGCGGCCGCAGCTGTAG
- the gatB gene encoding Asp-tRNA(Asn)/Glu-tRNA(Gln) amidotransferase subunit GatB: protein MFEPNKYETVIGLEVHVELHTKSKIFCGCSTSFGAPPNTHTCPICLGHPGVLPVLNRQAVEYAMKAAMALNCTIADESKFDRKNYFYPDSPKAYQISQYDKPIGENGWIDIEVNGETKRIGITRLHLEEDAGKLTHVDGGYASLVDFNRVGTPLVEIVSEPDLRSPEEAKAYLEKLRAIMLYCDVSDVKMEEGSMRCDANVSLRPYGQEKFGIRAELKNMNSFRGVQRGLEYEQMRQADILDGGGEVVQETRRWDESQGKTFSMRGKEEAHDYRYFPDPDLVRLHIDEEWKGRVRASIPELPEARKARYTSELGLPSYDAGVLTASKKLADFFEESLQYTKDAKAVSNWIMGDLLGYLNANGLELEDVKITGRGLGEMIGLLEKGTISSKIAKTVFKAMLETGKLPQQIVEEQGLVQISDEGAIAEVVGRIFDANPQSVEDFKAGKEKAIGFLVGQVMKDTKGKANPALVNKLLVERLKS, encoded by the coding sequence ATGTTTGAACCGAATAAATACGAAACGGTGATCGGGCTGGAAGTGCACGTCGAGCTGCATACGAAGAGCAAAATCTTCTGCGGCTGCTCCACGTCCTTCGGCGCCCCGCCGAATACCCATACGTGTCCGATCTGCCTCGGACACCCCGGCGTGCTGCCGGTGCTGAACCGGCAGGCCGTCGAATACGCGATGAAGGCGGCGATGGCGCTCAACTGCACCATCGCGGACGAAAGCAAGTTCGACCGCAAAAACTATTTTTATCCCGATTCGCCGAAGGCGTACCAAATCTCCCAATATGACAAGCCGATCGGCGAGAACGGCTGGATCGATATCGAAGTGAACGGCGAGACGAAGCGGATCGGCATCACGCGGCTGCATCTCGAAGAGGATGCGGGCAAGCTGACGCATGTCGACGGCGGATACGCTTCGCTGGTCGATTTCAACCGTGTAGGCACGCCGCTCGTGGAGATCGTCTCCGAGCCGGACCTGCGCTCGCCCGAGGAAGCAAAGGCTTATCTTGAGAAGCTGCGCGCGATTATGCTGTACTGCGATGTGTCCGACGTGAAAATGGAAGAAGGGTCGATGCGCTGCGACGCGAACGTCAGTCTGCGGCCCTACGGGCAGGAGAAGTTCGGCATCCGCGCCGAGCTCAAGAACATGAATTCCTTCCGCGGCGTGCAGCGCGGGCTGGAATACGAGCAGATGCGGCAGGCGGACATTCTGGACGGCGGCGGAGAGGTCGTGCAGGAGACGCGCCGCTGGGACGAGTCCCAGGGCAAAACGTTCTCGATGCGCGGCAAAGAAGAAGCGCACGACTACCGCTATTTCCCGGACCCGGACCTGGTCCGGCTCCACATCGACGAGGAGTGGAAGGGGAGGGTCCGCGCCTCCATTCCGGAGCTGCCGGAAGCCCGCAAAGCGCGCTATACGAGCGAGCTCGGGCTTCCTTCGTATGACGCCGGCGTCCTGACGGCTTCCAAGAAGCTGGCCGACTTTTTCGAGGAAAGCCTGCAGTATACAAAGGATGCGAAGGCGGTCTCGAACTGGATTATGGGCGACCTGCTCGGTTACTTGAACGCGAACGGGCTGGAGCTGGAGGACGTGAAGATTACGGGCCGGGGGCTTGGCGAAATGATCGGTCTGCTGGAGAAAGGCACGATCAGCAGCAAAATCGCCAAGACGGTATTCAAGGCGATGCTCGAAACGGGCAAGCTGCCGCAGCAGATCGTCGAGGAACAAGGGCTCGTGCAGATCAGCGACGAAGGCGCGATCGCCGAGGTCGTCGGCCGCATCTTCGACGCCAACCCGCAGTCCGTCGAGGATTTCAAGGCGGGCAAGGAGAAGGCGATCGGCTTCCTGGTCGGCCAGGTGATGAAAGATACGAAAGGCAAAGCGAATCCCGCGCTTGTCAATAAACTGCTTGTGGAGCGGCTGAAGTCGTAA
- a CDS encoding MgtC/SapB family protein — METAVDAVNPWIIDETHIFLRLLLSICLGGLIGFEREQSNHAAGLRTNILVCLGSCLLMLLSMYGFSDFINEVNVRVDPARLAAAVITGIGFLGAGTILYTGKSITGLTTAASLWVVAAIGLAIGAGFYFASVSSTLLVLLILWAFNKIEKRFVNNKKQQLLKIDADDQSVLVLAISSLLSERDVQMRKISIHEARDRERGSQLTLQLYVTLPKTETLVSLLEDIRGIEGVHGVSAE, encoded by the coding sequence TTGGAAACCGCTGTCGACGCCGTAAATCCGTGGATTATCGATGAAACGCATATTTTTCTCCGGCTGCTGCTGTCGATCTGCCTCGGCGGCTTGATCGGCTTCGAGCGCGAACAATCCAATCATGCGGCGGGTCTTCGGACGAATATCCTCGTTTGTCTCGGTTCCTGCCTGCTCATGCTGTTATCGATGTACGGCTTCTCCGATTTTATCAACGAGGTGAACGTCCGGGTCGACCCGGCCCGCCTGGCGGCGGCGGTCATTACCGGCATCGGCTTTCTGGGAGCGGGGACGATCTTGTATACCGGCAAATCGATCACCGGCCTCACGACCGCCGCATCGCTATGGGTCGTAGCCGCCATCGGGCTTGCGATCGGAGCCGGCTTTTATTTCGCTTCGGTTTCTTCGACCTTGCTGGTGCTGCTTATTTTATGGGCATTCAACAAAATAGAAAAGCGGTTCGTCAACAACAAAAAACAACAGCTGCTCAAAATCGACGCCGACGACCAATCCGTACTCGTGCTCGCAATCAGCTCGCTGCTCTCCGAGCGGGACGTGCAGATGCGTAAAATATCGATTCATGAAGCGAGAGACCGGGAGCGCGGCTCACAGCTGACGCTCCAGCTTTACGTCACGCTGCCCAAAACGGAGACGCTCGTTTCACTGCTGGAGGATATTCGCGGGATCGAGGGCGTTCATGGGGTCAGCGCCGAATAA